The following nucleotide sequence is from Chryseobacterium sp. CY350.
CACGATACTTCACAAAAAACTTATAATGTTTTGGTGGAATTATTGTTATTTTTGGAGCGTAAAAAATATTCAACTTTCACGATTGATTCAATCATTAAATCAGAAAAATAATGTTTAAAAATATAGCTTTCTTATCATTTTTCTTAATTTCTAGTTTCATTTTTGCTCAAAACACAGTAATGACGAGCGCAGAATCAAAAGCATTTGTGATGAAGATTTCTACTGAATCCAAACAAATTAAAACTTTGCAGAGCGATTTTATTCAAACCAAAAAGATGGATTTTCTGGATAAAAACATCGTAACTTCAGGCAGAATGTCTTTAAAATCGCCCAACACTTTAAGCTGGAAATACACAAAACCTTATCAATACAGTATTATTTTTAAAGACAACAAAATTTTTATTAACGATCAGGGAAAAAAATCTTCGGTTGATACGAAAAGTAAAACCTTTGAGAAAATAAATAAATTAATCGTGGGAAGTTCCAACGGACAGATGTTTAGCGATCCGGAATTTTCAGTGGTTTACTTAAAAAATTCAAGTTCAAACATTGCTAAATTCACTCCGAAATCTGCGCAATTGCTGAAATATATTAAACAGATCGAGCTTCATTTCCCTAAGAACCAAACGACAGTTTCACAGGTAAATATGACAGAAGCTTCTGGCGACACCACAAATATCGTTTTCAAAAACACCAAAATAAATGCGCCGATTCCTGCTTCAGAGTTTTCTTTATAGCCTGATTTTTCTAGCTTTTATTTCGTGTAAAACGTTTGAGCTAAAAAATGCAGAAATGGTTTCGAACTCCAAAAAAGAGATTGAAAATCTGTACTTTACGTCAAATGAAGATTATGTTTACAAATGCCAAATGGAAGTTTACGGCAATGACATCAGCGGAATTTTGATCGTCAAAAAAATATCCGAAACAAAACACAGAGTTGTGATGACCTCAGATTTCGGGAACAAAATGATTGATTTTGAAATCTCTGAAAGTGATTTCAAAATCAACTATGTTTTGGAAGATTTAAACAAAAAAATGGTCATTAATTTTTTCAAAAACGACTTTCGGGAATTACTAAGAAAGAAATATTCTGTTGTCGAAAGTTTTGAAAATGAAAAATCAAATATTTTCAGGTCAGAATTGGACAAAAAAAATTACTATCTGTCTTTCAGCAAAGAAAATTCTCTGCTTACACAAATTGTTTATACAAGAAATAATAAGGAAAAAATCAATTTTAGTTTTGAAGCTAAAAAACCTACTTTTGCAGAGACGATTCATCTTGAACACAAAGATTTCAAGATCGATATCAAACTATTTCAGATAACCGAAACAGAATAAAAATGCAAACCATACTGACAGATTTTTACACTTTAGAAAACTACGAAAAATCAGAAACCGGAAGTTTCACAGCTCATATTAAATTAAATCAGGATCACGATATTTTCAAAGGTCATTTTCCGGGAAATCCTGTTACGCCAGGCGTTTGTATGATGCAAATTGTAAAAGAACTGAGTGAAGAATTTACAGGAAAAAAACTATTTTTAAAAACGGCTTCCAATGTGAAATTTATGGCGATTATCAATCCTTTTGAGACACCTGATTTAACACTTCAACTGGATATTAAAGAAGTCGAAAACGAAGTGAAGGTAAAAAACACAACATCTTTTGGCGAGACTATTGCACTGAAAATGTCTGTTAATTACACAAAGATTTAATTATGAGACTTCTATTTTCATTCATAACGGCTTTATTTTTATTTTTTCAGAACGGAGATTTAGATGGTTTAAGAAACGCTTATTCCAAAGCTAATTCATCCAACGATGGCGCAAAAAACTTCATTCAGCTGGCTGATAAAAATTCCTCTTCCGATCCTTTGGTTAAAGGGTATAAAGCTGCTGCAAAAATTCTCGAAGCCAAAGTGACTACAGAAAAAAACAAGAGAAAATCTTTCGTAAAATCTGGTGCAACTGATCTTGAAGCCGTTATAAAATCAAACCCAAACAACGTAGAACTGCGGGTGATCCGAATGAGTGTTCAGGAAAACATCCCTAAAATTGTTGGCTATTCTAAAAATCTGAAAGAAGACAAAACTTTTATTTTAAATAATTTTTCTAAACAGAATTCTACTCTGAAAACCTACATCAAAAAGTTTGCAATGCAGTCTAAAACGATGACTGCGACGGAAAAAAATGCATTAAAATAAATGACACTTTCGGAAGTACAGAATTCAATTTCTGAGCGAAAAATCTGCGTTTTAATTCCTACTTTCAACAATGGCAAAACGTTGAAAAGAGTCATTGAAGGCGTTTTGGAATACACACAGAATATCATCATCGTCAACGACGGTTCTACTGATTCCACTTCAGAAATTCTAACAAGTTATTCCCAGTTGAGCATTATCAATTTGCCTCAAAACAAAGGAAAAGGAAACGCGTTAAAGTCGGGTTTTAGGAAAGCGACAGAACTTGGCTACCATCACGCCATCACCATCGATTCTGATGGACAGCATTATCCGGACGATATTCCTGTTTTTGTTGAAGCCTTGCAGGAAGAAAACGAAGATGTTTTACTGATTGGAAACCGAAATATGTCCCAAGACGGAATTCCAAAAAAAAGCAGTTTTGGAAATAATTTTTCCAACTTCTGGTTTTGGTTTGAGACGGGAATCAAGCTCCATGACACACAATCCGGCTACAGACTTTATCCGTTAAAAAAAATTCCGAAGAAATATTTCACCCCAAAATTTGAGTTCGAAATTGAAATTATCGTAAGAACTGCCTGGCGTCACGTTCAAATAAAAAATGTCCCGATTAAGGTTTTGTACGATCCTGCAGAACGCGTTTCTCACTTCAGACCATTTAAAGATTTTACGAGGATCAGCATTCTGAATACCATTCTCGTTGCAATCACGCTGACTTATATTATTCCCCGAAATTTCATTAATAACTTCAGAAAAAAAAGTTTTAAGAGGTTTTTAAAAGAAGACATTTTGGAAAGTGACGGAAGCAATCGTGTTAAAGCATTTTCAGTAGCTTTAGGTGTTTTTGTGGGATTCTCTCCGTTTTGGGGTTTCCACACTTTACTGGTGATCTCGCTATCAGTCTTATTTAAACTGAATAAAGTTCTTGCATTTGTGGCTTCCAATGTCAGTTTGCCGCCGTTTATACCTTTTATTATAGTTGCCTCATTATTTTTAGGCGCACCTTTTGTGGCTGGCGATAGCGATATTTTTAATCAGGAATGGAACTTCGACTTAGTAAAAAATCATCTCTTGCAATATATCATCGGAAGTTTTATTTTAGCTGGCACAATGTCTGTGATCATCTGGGTTATTACGTTTATATTTTTAAATAAGGTAAATCCTGATAATAAATAATTGCTACAACTTTTTCAAGGTCTTTTTCAGATATTTCTCAATATTTTCTTTGTCCGGAATCGTGGTAATCTCTTTGGTTAAAGCTTTTTCAAATTCAATTTTTGCCTGGGCATATTCTTTGTGTTGATAATAATACTTCCCCGCTAAATAATAGACCAGCCAGAAATCTGGATTTAAAGCCTGAAAGTGAAGAATGAAATCCCGATTTAATAGAACTCCGTCATCATCAATGGCTTTCTGAAATTTGCTGCTTTCAATCCTAAATTCCTCATAATTTTTAAACTCCTGAGTCTTCAAAAAAGGATCTTGTGCAATATTCAGTTCAGATTTTGCAAACTCGCCGCTCTTCAATCTTCGGTCAGAAAATATTTCGTTAAGATCGTAGCATACAAATTCTCCCAACTGATAAGGACTTGATGATACCCAAACCAATCTTTTATTTGGAGAAAATATGACAGCGTGATGCGCAAGAAGCTGATTAATAGCCTTTTCATTCCCGTAGCCTATGCTTTTGTCTTTTGAGCCAAACTTGTCCCGTAAAATCGAAGCCATTTTTTCAGGGTTCAGCTTTGTATTTTTCTCTAAAAGCTCCTGTAATTTTTCATAGCGGTATTCAGAATGGCTTTCTAAAATTTGCTTTTGATTTCGCTTATCGCTTTTATAAGCATCAGACTGAAAATGATTGGTGCAAAAAACTTTACTGGAATTATTAACGTCATGAACACCAAAATTACCCGGAGAAACCTCAATAATCACAGCTTTTTTATCATTTGCGCTACCCACCAATATAGATTCTGAAACAAAGACTTTACGCTTTTTCGCAATTGTGATTGCTTCGTCAATGTTTTTGGCATATTGCAGAATTTCTTTCGTAAGCAGAGAAATCGGAGTTTTTGCCGTCATAGGAATTTTTGATTTTCCGGCATTGATCGTCACAGTAAGTCCTTCTTTATTCATACCCGAAACCACACCAATCATTCCCGGCCAACTGACTGATAGATAAGGAATCCCATCCTCTGGCTCTACAAAACTGACTACTTTATTTTTTGAAAATTCGTCTCCCACATAGAAGTCAAAATTTCTTCCGATCAGCAGATTGCCGTCTTCAGTATTCTCATTCCATACCGCAAGGGATGTGCATCCTACGACCATCAAGTCCTGCATAGCATGACCGATATCGTGCGCGCCGTGCAAATACATGATCCGTCTGAATTTGGGAGCAATGAAATTATATTGATATGAAGAATATTGAGACAATCCGTACAATTCTGCCTGGTCATCATCTCTTACATTCAGATACATTTTTCTGTTGTACCACTTGAGTAAACTTCGTAAAAGATTCTGTTTAAATTTTGACGGGACAAATGTTTCCACTTTTGAAAAGAAAATTTGCTCCTGATGCTGCATTAAATCTTGAGTTAAAGCACCATTATTATAGCCAAGCTGCAAAGGATTTCCTTTGATGTATATTTCCCAAAGGCTCTGCTTATTTTTTGTGAGATAATTTTCCTTAAAGTGAAAAGTAGAATCATTAATTTTCTTTATTTCAGGAATTTCCAGCGAATACTGCTCTATTTCAGGAATATGCTGTACCGATTTTCTCGTCCCGCATGAAACAAGATGGAAAAACAAATAGAGAAAAAATAAATATTTAACTTTCATGGGTCTCCTGAAATTTGCTCAAACGTTCATCAATCAAGTTTTTTCCTAAAATCTCTGCACAAGTATTGAATGCGCCAATCGTACAACCTAAAATCCCATGCATATTTATAGATTGCCCTGTAAGAAAGAGATTGTCTATTTTGGTTTTAGGAGAAACCATTGTTTTTAGAGGATTTTCAGAAGTTTTTGCATAGCCGTACATATTACCGTCGAAACTTCCTATATAATCTCTGTACGAAAGCGGAGAAGAAGTGTAAATTTTTTTAATATAATTTCTCAGATCAGGAATTTTCTGCGCTAAAGCATCAATCATTTTTTCGGCTTTTTCAAGTTTAAATTTTTCGTACGCCTCGCCTCGCTCATGCTCATCTGCAATTGTATTAAACGTATTTTGCCACGCTCTCACCTCATCAAAATTCATATACGAAATTGCGGTAAGACTTTCTGCAAATTCAGGTTGTCGATTTGACGGCGTGCACGAAAGCATGTAGGTTTCCGGCCAGTTTTCTTCTGAATATTCACAGGCCTTCCAAACTAAATTTTTAGACGAAAAGTGATAGCTGTTATGATTGAAGTGGTGAAAAGAATGTTCTTTTAAAACTAAATAAACGCTAAAGCAAGATGTAACTGGCTCCCAGCTTAGAATTCTATTATAAAAAGATTTTTTCAGTCTGTTTTCTCCAATTAGTTTTACGGTAGAGCGAATCTCTATATTAGAAATAAATTGTCTGGCAAAATATTCTTTTCCCTCTTTAGTTCTTACTGTTGTTAACGAATTATTATCATTAAATACAAACTCATTAACTTCTGAATGCTTGTAAACATCCGCACCGTATTCCCGTAATTTTTTTATGAGTAAACGTGAAATCTGGCTACCACCTTTCAAACATTTATAAGCACTTTGAATGTAAGAATTTACCGTTAAAGCATGAACGTAAAACGGCGTATTTTCAGAATCACCACCGTACAGAAAATTAGATCCCAATAAAACTGCTTGAAGTGTTTCGTCTGAAGTAATTGATTCTATGAATCTTTTTGTATTGAGATGAAGGATTTCTTCATTATACTGGTCCTGACCGATCACATTGTATCGGGGGAAATAATTGCAGATCCGCTGAATTTCTTTACAGTAATTCTGTAAGTTTTCTCTTTCGTCAGGAAAATAAACCGAGAGTTGATCGACAAAATTATCATAACCCTGAGCATGAGGATATTCTACAACATCATCTCCGAATGAGATTTTATCATACTGGTTTACATCCATTCTCTTAAGATCAAGATCGTTGATAATTTCAAGATATGAAAAAAAATGATGAAGATTCTGCCCTTTTGACAGCCCGCCAAGATAATGAACTCCGGTATCGAAAATTAGTTTATCACGTGAAAATGTCTGTAAGTTTCCGCCATATTGATTATTTTTTTCCAGCACACAGACTTTACATCCTTCTTTAGCTAAAATAAGCGCAGAAACGAGCCCTCCGAGACCACTGCCGATAACTAATATGTCGTATTCTTTTTTCAATGAGAGAATGGCGTTTTTAAATAAAGAGTATGGATTAATATGTT
It contains:
- a CDS encoding outer membrane lipoprotein carrier protein LolA; translation: MTSAESKAFVMKISTESKQIKTLQSDFIQTKKMDFLDKNIVTSGRMSLKSPNTLSWKYTKPYQYSIIFKDNKIFINDQGKKSSVDTKSKTFEKINKLIVGSSNGQMFSDPEFSVVYLKNSSSNIAKFTPKSAQLLKYIKQIELHFPKNQTTVSQVNMTEASGDTTNIVFKNTKINAPIPASEFSL
- a CDS encoding 3-hydroxyacyl-ACP dehydratase — encoded protein: MQTILTDFYTLENYEKSETGSFTAHIKLNQDHDIFKGHFPGNPVTPGVCMMQIVKELSEEFTGKKLFLKTASNVKFMAIINPFETPDLTLQLDIKEVENEVKVKNTTSFGETIALKMSVNYTKI
- a CDS encoding DUF2062 domain-containing protein, producing MTLSEVQNSISERKICVLIPTFNNGKTLKRVIEGVLEYTQNIIIVNDGSTDSTSEILTSYSQLSIINLPQNKGKGNALKSGFRKATELGYHHAITIDSDGQHYPDDIPVFVEALQEENEDVLLIGNRNMSQDGIPKKSSFGNNFSNFWFWFETGIKLHDTQSGYRLYPLKKIPKKYFTPKFEFEIEIIVRTAWRHVQIKNVPIKVLYDPAERVSHFRPFKDFTRISILNTILVAITLTYIIPRNFINNFRKKSFKRFLKEDILESDGSNRVKAFSVALGVFVGFSPFWGFHTLLVISLSVLFKLNKVLAFVASNVSLPPFIPFIIVASLFLGAPFVAGDSDIFNQEWNFDLVKNHLLQYIIGSFILAGTMSVIIWVITFIFLNKVNPDNK
- a CDS encoding C45 family peptidase, whose amino-acid sequence is MKVKYLFFLYLFFHLVSCGTRKSVQHIPEIEQYSLEIPEIKKINDSTFHFKENYLTKNKQSLWEIYIKGNPLQLGYNNGALTQDLMQHQEQIFFSKVETFVPSKFKQNLLRSLLKWYNRKMYLNVRDDDQAELYGLSQYSSYQYNFIAPKFRRIMYLHGAHDIGHAMQDLMVVGCTSLAVWNENTEDGNLLIGRNFDFYVGDEFSKNKVVSFVEPEDGIPYLSVSWPGMIGVVSGMNKEGLTVTINAGKSKIPMTAKTPISLLTKEILQYAKNIDEAITIAKKRKVFVSESILVGSANDKKAVIIEVSPGNFGVHDVNNSSKVFCTNHFQSDAYKSDKRNQKQILESHSEYRYEKLQELLEKNTKLNPEKMASILRDKFGSKDKSIGYGNEKAINQLLAHHAVIFSPNKRLVWVSSSPYQLGEFVCYDLNEIFSDRRLKSGEFAKSELNIAQDPFLKTQEFKNYEEFRIESSKFQKAIDDDGVLLNRDFILHFQALNPDFWLVYYLAGKYYYQHKEYAQAKIEFEKALTKEITTIPDKENIEKYLKKTLKKL
- a CDS encoding phytoene desaturase family protein, translated to MKKEYDILVIGSGLGGLVSALILAKEGCKVCVLEKNNQYGGNLQTFSRDKLIFDTGVHYLGGLSKGQNLHHFFSYLEIINDLDLKRMDVNQYDKISFGDDVVEYPHAQGYDNFVDQLSVYFPDERENLQNYCKEIQRICNYFPRYNVIGQDQYNEEILHLNTKRFIESITSDETLQAVLLGSNFLYGGDSENTPFYVHALTVNSYIQSAYKCLKGGSQISRLLIKKLREYGADVYKHSEVNEFVFNDNNSLTTVRTKEGKEYFARQFISNIEIRSTVKLIGENRLKKSFYNRILSWEPVTSCFSVYLVLKEHSFHHFNHNSYHFSSKNLVWKACEYSEENWPETYMLSCTPSNRQPEFAESLTAISYMNFDEVRAWQNTFNTIADEHERGEAYEKFKLEKAEKMIDALAQKIPDLRNYIKKIYTSSPLSYRDYIGSFDGNMYGYAKTSENPLKTMVSPKTKIDNLFLTGQSINMHGILGCTIGAFNTCAEILGKNLIDERLSKFQETHES